One segment of Mycolicibacterium baixiangningiae DNA contains the following:
- a CDS encoding SDR family NAD(P)-dependent oxidoreductase, with translation MTTNRTAVVVGAASGIGWASAQALAADGYRVVLADRNGDGARERAAALGEPHTSAAADVTDEDSVKRLFDQTGPLDAVVNCAGFSNVGLIVDMPVDQFREVIDVCLTGGFVVAKHAGRVLREGGALVQISSLNGRQAASGMSAYCAAKAGLSMLTQVAALEMAPRGVRVNAVAPGFVHTPLTDPAASIPGVVEEYLENTPLGRAGKPEDVAAAVAFLCSPAASWMTGEVIDLNGGAHLKRYPDILGHVMKLMEA, from the coding sequence ATGACCACCAACCGCACCGCCGTCGTCGTCGGCGCCGCCTCGGGTATCGGCTGGGCCAGCGCCCAGGCGCTCGCGGCCGACGGCTACCGCGTCGTCCTGGCCGACCGCAACGGCGACGGCGCCCGCGAGCGCGCCGCCGCCCTCGGTGAACCCCACACGTCGGCGGCCGCCGACGTCACCGACGAAGATTCGGTGAAACGCCTGTTCGACCAGACCGGCCCGCTCGACGCGGTGGTGAACTGCGCCGGGTTCAGCAACGTCGGCCTGATCGTGGACATGCCGGTCGACCAGTTCCGCGAGGTCATCGACGTCTGCCTGACCGGCGGCTTCGTCGTCGCCAAGCACGCCGGGCGCGTCCTGCGCGAAGGCGGTGCGCTGGTGCAGATCTCGTCGCTCAACGGCCGTCAGGCCGCGTCCGGGATGAGCGCCTACTGCGCGGCGAAGGCCGGCCTGTCGATGCTCACCCAGGTGGCGGCACTGGAGATGGCGCCGCGGGGCGTCCGCGTCAACGCCGTCGCACCCGGTTTCGTGCACACCCCGCTGACCGATCCGGCGGCCAGCATTCCCGGCGTGGTCGAGGAGTACCTGGAGAACACCCCGCTCGGCCGGGCCGGAAAACCTGAGGACGTCGCCGCCGCGGTGGCCTTCCTGTGTTCACCGGCCGCCTCCTGGATGACCGGTGAGGTCATCGATCTCAACGGCGGGGCCCACCTCAAGCGGTACCCCGACATCCTGGGCCACGTGATGAAGCTCATGGAGGCGTAG
- a CDS encoding SDR family NAD(P)-dependent oxidoreductase: MHFAGKQAIVTGAGSGIGAALCRALAAAGADVVCTDIDADAAEATARGLGARWAKLDVTDAAAVQQTVDDVVARAGCLHLMVNNAGISWGGDTELLTLDQWNAIIDINIRGVVHGVAAAYPQMISQGHGHIVNTASMAGLTAAGLVTSYVMTKHAVVGLSLALRSEAVAHGVGVLTVCPGAVETPILDKGAIGGFVGRNYYLGTKGMSTAYDADRLACDTLRAVTRDKAILVKPRQAHAAWLFARLAPGLMQRMSARFVAEQRAGQRAVEAG; this comes from the coding sequence GTGCATTTCGCGGGCAAACAGGCGATCGTCACCGGCGCCGGCTCGGGCATCGGCGCCGCACTGTGCCGGGCGCTGGCCGCGGCGGGTGCCGACGTGGTGTGCACCGACATCGACGCCGACGCCGCCGAGGCGACCGCGCGCGGACTCGGCGCCCGGTGGGCGAAGCTCGACGTGACCGACGCCGCCGCCGTCCAGCAGACCGTCGACGACGTGGTGGCCCGCGCCGGCTGCCTCCACCTGATGGTCAACAACGCCGGCATCTCCTGGGGCGGTGACACCGAACTGCTCACGCTCGACCAGTGGAACGCGATCATCGACATCAACATCCGGGGCGTTGTGCACGGCGTCGCCGCGGCCTACCCGCAGATGATCAGCCAGGGCCACGGCCACATCGTCAACACGGCCTCGATGGCGGGCCTGACCGCGGCGGGCCTGGTCACCAGCTACGTGATGACCAAACATGCCGTCGTCGGTCTGTCGCTGGCGCTGCGCTCGGAAGCCGTCGCGCACGGCGTGGGCGTGCTCACGGTCTGTCCCGGCGCCGTCGAGACCCCGATCCTCGACAAGGGCGCCATCGGCGGCTTCGTCGGCCGCAACTACTACCTGGGCACCAAGGGCATGTCGACGGCATACGACGCCGACCGGCTGGCCTGCGACACCCTGCGCGCCGTCACGCGTGACAAGGCGATCCTGGTCAAACCCCGACAAGCCCACGCCGCTTGGCTTTTCGCACGGCTGGCCCCCGGACTGATGCAGCGCATGTCCGCCCGGTTCGTCGCCGAACAGCGGGCTGGGCAGCGGGCGGTCGAGGCGGGATAG
- the glpX gene encoding class II fructose-bisphosphatase encodes MPDRRREAPDRNLALELVRVTEAGAMAAGRWVGRGDKEGGDGAAVDAMRELVNSVSMRGVVVIGEGEKDNAPMLYNGEEVGNGDGPDCDFAVDPVDGTTLMSKGMPNAISVLAVAERGAMFDPSAVFYMNKIAVGPDAVDVIDITAPIGENVRAVAKVKGLSVRDVTVCILDRPRHEQLIADVRAAGARIRLISDGDVAGAISACRPNSGTDMLAGIGGTPEGIITAAAIRCMGGAIHAKLAPTDDAERQKAIDAGHDIDRVLTTEDLVSGENVFFCATGVTDGDLLQGVRYVGGGCTTQSIVMRSKSGTVRMIEAYHRLSKLNEYSAVDFIGDSTAAYPLP; translated from the coding sequence ATGCCGGATCGCCGCAGAGAAGCCCCCGACCGTAACCTCGCCCTCGAGCTCGTCCGCGTCACCGAGGCCGGTGCCATGGCGGCGGGCCGCTGGGTAGGGCGCGGCGACAAGGAAGGCGGCGACGGAGCGGCCGTCGACGCCATGCGTGAGCTGGTCAATTCGGTGTCCATGCGCGGCGTCGTGGTGATCGGCGAGGGCGAGAAGGACAACGCGCCGATGCTCTACAACGGCGAAGAGGTCGGCAATGGCGACGGGCCGGACTGCGACTTCGCCGTCGACCCGGTCGACGGCACCACACTGATGAGCAAGGGCATGCCCAACGCCATCTCGGTGCTCGCGGTCGCCGAGCGCGGGGCGATGTTCGACCCGTCGGCGGTGTTCTACATGAACAAGATCGCTGTCGGGCCCGACGCCGTCGACGTCATCGACATCACCGCGCCGATCGGGGAGAACGTCCGCGCGGTCGCGAAGGTCAAGGGGTTGTCGGTCCGCGACGTCACGGTCTGCATTCTCGACCGGCCGCGTCACGAGCAGCTGATCGCCGATGTGCGGGCCGCCGGCGCCCGCATCCGGCTGATCTCCGACGGCGACGTCGCGGGTGCGATCTCCGCGTGCCGCCCCAACTCGGGCACCGACATGCTGGCCGGTATCGGCGGCACGCCAGAGGGCATCATCACCGCCGCCGCCATCCGCTGTATGGGCGGCGCCATCCACGCAAAGCTGGCACCGACGGACGACGCGGAACGCCAGAAGGCGATCGACGCCGGCCACGACATCGACCGCGTGCTCACGACCGAGGACCTGGTGTCCGGGGAGAACGTGTTCTTCTGCGCGACCGGCGTCACCGACGGCGACCTGCTGCAGGGTGTGCGCTACGTCGGCGGCGGGTGCACCACCCAGTCGATCGTGATGCGGTCGAAGTCGGGCACCGTCCGCATGATCGAGGCCTACCACCGCCTGTCCAAGCTCAACGAGTACTCCGCTGTCGACTTCATCGGTGACAGCACCGCCGCCTATCCCCTGCCGTAA
- a CDS encoding AI-2E family transporter translates to MDAGLTQTQKRALAVVTLLAVAFGAYFLRGFFILIVVAAVAAYLFTPLYERLRRRLGTGLAATLTLFAAILTVIVPVSLVVFLAIIEITQMVNTVSQWMSTTDVSTLGDRALEVVNKLAAKVPYLDIHVTPDTLRSGVVTVSQRVGEWLLAVLQGALGGVIGAVAATIIFLYVFLSLLTKRERIRTLIRQLNPLGEEITDLYLEKTGAMVRGTVSGQFVIAVVQGVLGAISIYIAGFHEGIFFFAVILSALSVIPLGSGVATIPFGIGMALFGNVIGGVFVVLFHLIVITNIDNFLRPILVPKAARLDPALMLLAVFSGIAMFGFWGIVLGPVLMIIIVTTISVYLAVYKGVPLDPPEDDESGPPRALRWWRRVRDRVPRGKKTAA, encoded by the coding sequence ATCGACGCAGGCCTGACCCAGACCCAGAAACGCGCGCTCGCGGTCGTCACCCTCCTGGCAGTGGCGTTCGGGGCCTACTTCCTGCGCGGTTTCTTCATCCTGATCGTCGTGGCCGCCGTCGCCGCCTACCTGTTCACCCCGCTCTACGAACGCCTGCGGCGGCGGCTGGGAACCGGCCTGGCGGCGACGTTGACGCTGTTTGCGGCCATCCTCACGGTGATCGTCCCCGTCAGCCTCGTGGTGTTCCTGGCGATCATCGAGATCACCCAGATGGTCAACACGGTCAGCCAGTGGATGTCGACGACGGACGTCAGCACCCTTGGTGACCGCGCCCTCGAGGTGGTCAACAAGCTCGCCGCGAAAGTGCCCTACCTCGACATCCACGTCACCCCCGACACGCTGCGCAGCGGTGTGGTCACCGTCTCCCAGCGCGTCGGCGAGTGGCTGCTCGCCGTGTTGCAGGGCGCGCTGGGCGGTGTGATCGGTGCGGTCGCGGCGACGATCATCTTCCTGTACGTCTTCCTGTCCCTGCTCACCAAACGGGAGCGGATACGCACGCTGATCCGTCAGCTCAACCCGCTGGGCGAAGAAATCACCGATCTGTACTTGGAGAAGACCGGCGCGATGGTGCGCGGCACGGTCTCGGGTCAGTTCGTCATCGCGGTGGTTCAGGGTGTCTTAGGCGCGATCTCGATCTACATCGCCGGCTTCCACGAGGGGATCTTCTTCTTCGCCGTCATCTTGAGCGCGCTGTCGGTGATCCCGCTCGGCAGCGGCGTGGCGACCATTCCGTTCGGCATCGGGATGGCGCTGTTCGGGAACGTGATCGGCGGCGTCTTCGTCGTGCTGTTCCACCTCATCGTGATCACCAACATCGACAACTTCCTGCGGCCGATCCTGGTGCCGAAGGCCGCGCGCCTCGACCCGGCGCTGATGCTGCTCGCCGTGTTCTCGGGAATCGCGATGTTCGGCTTCTGGGGCATCGTGCTTGGCCCGGTGCTGATGATCATCATCGTCACCACCATCAGCGTGTATCTGGCTGTCTACAAGGGTGTTCCGCTCGACCCGCCTGAGGACGACGAGTCCGGGCCGCCGCGCGCACTGCGGTGGTGGCGTCGGGTGCGTGACCGGGTGCCGCGGGGCAAGAAGACGGCGGCATGA
- a CDS encoding formylglycine-generating enzyme family protein — MTDHLVRIPAQTAILGSDAHYPEEAPARPVRVDEFLMHSHAVTNAQFAEFVTATGYVTVAERPLDPAKYPGAPAVNLQPGSMVFRRTDGPVDLRRLSQWWAWTPGASWRHPVGPGSSIDKRADHPVVHVAYEDAEAYAAWAGLALPTEAEWETAARGGLDQVTYTWGDDPESEGERLANYWHGDFPWRPDRGYGRTAAVGSFPPNGYGLYDMAGNVWEWTTDFYTASGTACCAEESYDPAQPQLRMPRRVVKGGSFLCADSYCLRYRPAARRGQPVDTGMSHIGFRCVRR, encoded by the coding sequence GTGACTGACCACCTCGTCCGCATCCCCGCCCAGACGGCGATACTCGGCTCCGACGCGCACTACCCCGAAGAGGCCCCGGCCCGCCCGGTGCGCGTCGACGAATTCCTGATGCACAGCCACGCCGTCACCAACGCGCAGTTCGCCGAATTCGTCACCGCCACCGGCTACGTCACCGTCGCGGAGCGGCCGCTCGATCCCGCGAAGTACCCCGGCGCACCGGCGGTGAACCTGCAGCCGGGCTCCATGGTGTTCCGCCGCACCGACGGGCCCGTCGACCTGCGCCGCCTCAGCCAATGGTGGGCCTGGACACCCGGCGCATCGTGGCGCCATCCCGTCGGGCCCGGCTCCTCCATCGACAAGCGCGCCGACCACCCCGTCGTGCACGTCGCCTACGAGGATGCCGAGGCCTACGCGGCGTGGGCGGGGCTGGCTCTGCCCACCGAGGCGGAGTGGGAGACCGCAGCACGGGGTGGTTTGGACCAGGTGACCTACACGTGGGGCGACGACCCGGAATCCGAAGGAGAGCGGCTGGCCAATTACTGGCACGGCGACTTCCCGTGGCGTCCGGATCGGGGTTACGGCCGCACCGCCGCAGTGGGCAGCTTCCCGCCCAACGGGTACGGCCTCTACGACATGGCGGGCAACGTCTGGGAATGGACGACGGACTTCTACACCGCGAGCGGCACGGCCTGCTGCGCCGAGGAGAGCTACGACCCGGCCCAGCCGCAGCTCCGGATGCCGCGCCGAGTCGTCAAGGGCGGGTCCTTTCTGTGCGCCGACTCCTACTGCCTGCGCTACCGGCCCGCGGCGCGGCGCGGGCAACCCGTCGACACCGGAATGAGCCACATCGGCTTCCGCTGCGTGCGCCGGTGA
- a CDS encoding dienelactone hydrolase family protein produces the protein MTEPQAAPEADLSGWTAEPFSAAGYTHDVYRKGDGPGVVLIPEMPGLHPHVLALGNHLVDNGFTVAAPSLFGTPGAPGMRPGMAPVLLKGCVSKEFAAFATNADRPVAHYLRALARDLNARTPGKGVGVIGQCFTGGFALAAAVDESVLAPVLSQPSLPLPLTPKHKRDPGLSERELQIIEQRAADDGLCALGLRFSQDWMSPGERFGTLKKRLGDAFEVIEIDSGKGNPHGISPLAHSVLTDQIREVDGHPAYAARKRVVEFLTERLSPA, from the coding sequence ATGACCGAACCGCAGGCGGCTCCGGAAGCAGACCTCAGTGGCTGGACAGCGGAACCGTTCTCCGCGGCCGGCTACACCCACGACGTGTACCGCAAGGGCGACGGCCCCGGTGTGGTGCTCATCCCGGAGATGCCCGGGCTGCATCCGCATGTGCTGGCCTTGGGCAATCACCTCGTCGACAACGGGTTCACGGTCGCGGCGCCGTCGCTGTTCGGCACACCGGGCGCGCCGGGGATGCGGCCCGGAATGGCGCCCGTCCTGCTCAAAGGCTGCGTGTCGAAGGAGTTCGCCGCGTTCGCGACCAATGCCGACCGCCCGGTGGCGCACTATCTGCGGGCGCTGGCGCGCGACCTCAACGCGCGCACCCCGGGCAAAGGTGTCGGCGTGATCGGACAGTGCTTCACCGGCGGCTTCGCGCTGGCGGCCGCCGTCGACGAGAGCGTGCTGGCGCCCGTGCTCAGCCAGCCGTCGCTGCCGTTGCCGCTGACGCCGAAGCACAAACGCGATCCGGGCCTGTCCGAACGTGAACTGCAGATCATCGAGCAGCGCGCCGCCGACGACGGGTTGTGTGCGCTGGGCTTGCGCTTCAGCCAGGACTGGATGTCGCCGGGGGAGCGGTTCGGCACGCTCAAGAAGCGGTTGGGCGATGCCTTCGAGGTGATCGAGATCGACTCGGGCAAGGGCAATCCGCACGGAATCTCGCCGCTCGCTCACTCGGTGCTGACCGACCAGATCCGTGAGGTCGACGGCCACCCCGCCTACGCGGCACGCAAACGCGTCGTCGAATTCCTCACCGAGCGGTTGTCTCCGGCGTAG
- a CDS encoding arylsulfatase, whose translation MPDRKPNILVIWGDDIGISNLSCYSDGLMGYRTPNIDRIAAEGMRFTDSYGEQSCTAGRAAFISGQSVYRTGMSKVGVPGVDIGWAAEDPTIAELLKPLGYATGQFGKNHFGDRNKYLPTVHGFDEFFGNLYHLNAEEEPENFDYPHKDQFPRLHDFALPRGVLKCKATEEVSTESDDPKFGPVGKQTIEDTGPLTAKRMETIDDDIADATVDYIKRQHDDGNPFFVWCNFTHMHLYTHTKPESRGQAGLWQSDYHDTMIDHDRNVGTVLNVLDELGIAEDTIVVYSTDNGPHRNSWPDGGTTPFRSEKNTNWEGAYRVPELIRWPGKIKASTVSNDIVQHHDWLPTFLAAAGEPDIVEKLKKGHRAGADGTTEYKVHIDGFNLLPYLTGDVESSPRRGFFYFNDDAQLVAMRFENWKIVFAEQRCQGTLRIWAEPFTELRVPKLFNLRTDPFEYADITSNTYYDWFMRRDFFAFYATAMASAFLDTFRGFPPRHPPASFSIDQIVEKLEAFLASD comes from the coding sequence ATGCCCGACCGGAAACCCAACATCCTCGTCATCTGGGGCGACGACATCGGCATCAGCAATCTCAGTTGCTACAGCGATGGCCTGATGGGGTACCGCACCCCCAACATCGACCGCATCGCCGCGGAGGGCATGCGGTTCACGGATTCCTACGGTGAGCAGAGCTGCACCGCGGGCCGCGCCGCCTTCATCAGCGGTCAGAGCGTGTACCGCACCGGGATGAGCAAGGTCGGTGTGCCGGGCGTCGACATCGGCTGGGCTGCTGAGGATCCGACGATTGCCGAGCTGCTCAAACCGCTCGGTTATGCCACAGGGCAATTCGGGAAGAACCACTTCGGCGATCGGAACAAGTACCTGCCGACCGTGCACGGATTCGACGAGTTCTTCGGCAACCTGTACCACCTCAACGCCGAGGAGGAGCCGGAGAACTTCGACTATCCGCACAAGGATCAGTTCCCGCGACTTCACGACTTCGCCCTGCCCCGCGGGGTGCTGAAATGCAAGGCCACCGAAGAAGTCTCGACCGAGAGCGATGACCCAAAGTTCGGGCCCGTCGGGAAACAGACCATCGAGGACACCGGTCCGTTGACCGCCAAGCGCATGGAAACCATCGACGACGACATCGCCGATGCCACCGTCGACTACATCAAGCGTCAACACGACGACGGCAACCCGTTCTTCGTGTGGTGCAACTTCACCCACATGCACCTCTACACCCACACCAAGCCCGAGAGCCGAGGGCAGGCCGGCCTGTGGCAGTCCGATTACCACGACACGATGATCGATCACGACCGTAACGTCGGCACCGTGCTGAACGTGCTCGACGAACTCGGCATCGCCGAGGACACCATCGTCGTCTACTCCACGGACAACGGCCCGCACCGCAACTCGTGGCCAGACGGGGGGACGACACCGTTCCGCAGTGAGAAGAACACCAACTGGGAGGGCGCCTACCGCGTTCCCGAGCTGATCCGCTGGCCCGGAAAGATCAAGGCCAGCACGGTATCCAACGACATCGTCCAGCACCACGATTGGCTGCCGACGTTCCTGGCCGCGGCAGGCGAGCCGGACATCGTCGAGAAACTCAAGAAGGGCCACAGGGCCGGGGCGGACGGCACCACCGAATACAAGGTGCACATCGACGGCTTCAACCTGCTGCCGTATCTCACGGGCGATGTCGAGTCGAGCCCGCGACGAGGCTTCTTCTACTTCAACGACGACGCGCAACTGGTGGCGATGCGGTTCGAGAACTGGAAGATCGTGTTCGCCGAGCAACGTTGCCAGGGGACGTTGCGGATCTGGGCCGAACCGTTCACGGAGCTTCGGGTGCCCAAGCTGTTCAATCTGCGCACCGACCCGTTCGAGTACGCCGACATCACGTCGAACACCTACTACGACTGGTTCATGCGGCGCGACTTCTTCGCCTTTTATGCCACCGCGATGGCGTCGGCCTTCCTCGACACGTTCCGGGGGTTCCCGCCTCGCCATCCACCGGCCAGCTTCAGCATCGACCAGATCGTGGAGAAGCTCGAGGCGTTCCTGGCGTCCGACTAA
- a CDS encoding SDR family oxidoreductase produces MDTIEGQPPRRLSRRSMLAATAAVGAGAAGVAGIAAAAGGEEVRGNGMSALITGSSRGIGAATARRLAGDGYAVTVNCVVNRDLAADVVRDIERAGGRAIWVQADVSDPVAVARLFDEHERTFGGLDVVVANAGIMRLAPFAQMTDADFDRMFAVNIKGSFNTLREASRRIRNGERIITLSSSITQLRSPTYGPYAATKSAQDMYAAILAKELAGRQVSINAVAPGVVDTTLFTDGKTPQQIEAFVERTPLQRLGRPTDIAGTISTLCRAEGHWINGQTVFANGGIV; encoded by the coding sequence ATGGACACCATCGAGGGGCAGCCACCGCGCCGGCTGAGCAGACGGTCAATGTTGGCCGCCACCGCCGCCGTAGGTGCCGGAGCCGCCGGCGTGGCCGGTATCGCGGCGGCCGCCGGCGGGGAGGAAGTGCGAGGGAATGGGATGTCGGCGTTGATCACCGGTTCCTCGCGCGGCATCGGGGCGGCCACCGCGCGCAGGCTGGCGGGCGACGGCTACGCGGTCACGGTCAACTGCGTCGTGAACCGGGATCTGGCCGCCGATGTCGTACGCGACATCGAACGCGCCGGCGGCCGGGCCATCTGGGTGCAGGCCGACGTAAGCGACCCCGTGGCGGTGGCGCGCCTCTTCGACGAACACGAGCGCACCTTCGGTGGCCTCGACGTCGTCGTGGCCAATGCCGGCATCATGCGGCTCGCCCCATTCGCCCAGATGACGGATGCGGACTTCGACCGGATGTTCGCGGTCAACATCAAGGGCAGTTTCAACACACTGCGCGAGGCGTCGCGGCGGATCCGCAACGGCGAGCGCATCATCACGCTGTCGTCGAGCATCACCCAGCTGCGAAGCCCGACCTACGGCCCCTACGCCGCAACGAAGTCCGCCCAGGACATGTACGCCGCGATCCTCGCCAAAGAGCTAGCCGGTAGGCAGGTCTCGATCAACGCGGTCGCTCCGGGCGTCGTGGACACCACATTGTTCACCGACGGCAAGACCCCGCAGCAGATCGAGGCGTTTGTCGAGCGCACACCCCTGCAGCGGCTGGGGCGACCCACCGACATCGCCGGCACCATCTCGACGCTATGCCGCGCAGAAGGTCACTGGATCAACGGGCAGACGGTGTTCGCCAACGGCGGGATCGTGTGA
- a CDS encoding HAD family hydrolase, giving the protein MLDQWRDGPTKSAIVDFVEHTAAEVPPEERVAVFDNDGTLWCEKPAYIQLDFVVRRLAEKAAGDPSLAAQQPYTAASDGDLRWFGAAITKHYQGDDDDLKLLAAAGLSLHMSLTVEEYAARVSDFFARADHPTLGRPYRECTYAPMVELLRYLEAHQFTCYIVSGGGRDFMRPVTGVLYGIPPERVVGSAQGLKFSDTGDLLIQPTLDVFDDGPEKPVRIWNRIGRRPVLAVGNSNGDDEMLRYCGGLRLLVHHDDGDREFAYTAGAERVLEHAATQGWTVISMRDDWATVFGD; this is encoded by the coding sequence ATGCTCGACCAGTGGCGCGACGGACCCACGAAGTCGGCCATCGTCGACTTCGTCGAACACACCGCCGCCGAGGTGCCACCGGAGGAACGCGTCGCCGTCTTCGACAACGACGGCACCCTGTGGTGTGAGAAGCCCGCCTACATCCAGCTCGACTTCGTCGTACGCCGGCTGGCGGAGAAAGCCGCAGGCGATCCGTCACTCGCCGCGCAACAGCCGTACACAGCCGCATCCGACGGCGACCTGCGGTGGTTCGGCGCCGCCATCACCAAGCATTATCAGGGTGATGACGACGACCTGAAACTGCTTGCCGCCGCCGGACTTTCGCTGCACATGTCGCTGACCGTCGAGGAGTACGCGGCGCGCGTCTCGGACTTCTTCGCCCGAGCCGACCACCCGACGCTCGGCCGTCCGTACCGCGAGTGCACCTACGCACCGATGGTCGAGCTGCTGCGGTATCTGGAGGCTCACCAGTTCACCTGTTACATCGTCTCCGGCGGCGGCCGTGACTTCATGCGTCCAGTCACCGGCGTTTTGTACGGCATTCCGCCCGAACGCGTGGTGGGCAGTGCGCAGGGCCTGAAATTCAGCGACACAGGCGATCTGCTGATCCAGCCGACGCTCGACGTATTCGACGACGGTCCTGAGAAGCCGGTCCGCATCTGGAACCGCATCGGCCGGCGGCCCGTCCTTGCGGTGGGTAACTCCAACGGCGACGACGAGATGCTGCGGTATTGCGGTGGTCTGCGATTGCTGGTGCACCATGACGACGGCGACCGCGAATTCGCCTACACCGCTGGCGCTGAACGCGTGCTCGAACATGCAGCGACGCAGGGCTGGACCGTGATCAGCATGCGCGACGACTGGGCGACCGTCTTCGGTGACTGA
- a CDS encoding TetR/AcrR family transcriptional regulator has product MAQSELDPRERILRAAVELLVDDGRDAVSTRAVSAAAGVQAPTIYRHFGDMRHLVDAAASRGMADYLDRKRSRPHDDDPVEDLRGGWDLHVEFGLTCPHVYTVLYGDPRPEAEPGGVSEGNAILRKLIQRIAAAGRLRVEVERAAEMVHAACRGVTLTLIATRPDERDPELSTAVREALLSAITTDVADEGGGGIGALAVALEAAIESAPPSALSSAETTMILEWLDRLH; this is encoded by the coding sequence ATGGCACAGTCAGAGCTCGACCCGCGCGAACGCATCCTGCGTGCGGCGGTCGAGCTGCTGGTCGACGACGGCCGCGACGCCGTGTCCACCCGCGCGGTCAGCGCGGCCGCCGGCGTCCAGGCGCCCACCATCTATCGCCACTTCGGTGACATGCGGCATCTGGTGGACGCGGCCGCCAGTCGGGGGATGGCCGACTATCTGGACCGCAAGCGCAGCCGTCCCCACGACGACGATCCTGTCGAGGATCTGCGGGGCGGGTGGGATCTGCACGTCGAGTTCGGGCTGACGTGTCCGCACGTCTACACCGTCCTCTACGGGGACCCCCGCCCAGAGGCGGAACCCGGCGGGGTGTCGGAGGGTAATGCAATCCTGCGCAAGCTGATTCAGCGCATCGCGGCGGCGGGTCGGCTGCGTGTCGAGGTCGAGCGCGCCGCCGAGATGGTGCACGCGGCATGCCGCGGGGTGACGCTCACCCTGATCGCGACCCGGCCGGATGAGCGCGATCCGGAGCTGTCCACCGCCGTCCGGGAGGCGCTGCTGTCGGCGATCACCACCGACGTCGCCGATGAGGGCGGCGGCGGGATCGGCGCCCTGGCCGTCGCGCTCGAGGCCGCGATCGAGTCGGCACCGCCGAGCGCACTGTCGAGCGCGGAGACCACGATGATCCTCGAGTGGTTGGACCGGCTGCACTGA
- a CDS encoding DUF4245 domain-containing protein, with amino-acid sequence MTADPRQPEPSAPDAIGPAPREAKPRLLNDGRDMFWSIAPLVVACIVLAGLLGMCSFQGRGPGEGPAPAYDAARALQADADALKVPIRLPALPEDWQSNSGGRSGIEAGAHDPRTGQTMRAVVSRVGYLAPSGHYLSLTQSNADEDKLVESITPGLVPAGAQDVDGVNWVVYQGGEGVEPVWTTRLPGPAQIAITGAGSADEFRTLAAATQKQQPLAAR; translated from the coding sequence ATGACCGCCGACCCCAGGCAGCCGGAGCCCTCCGCGCCGGACGCGATCGGCCCCGCGCCGCGCGAAGCCAAGCCCCGGCTGTTGAATGACGGCCGCGACATGTTCTGGTCCATCGCCCCGCTGGTGGTGGCGTGCATCGTGCTGGCGGGTCTGCTCGGGATGTGTTCGTTCCAGGGCCGCGGCCCGGGTGAGGGGCCGGCCCCGGCCTACGACGCGGCGCGCGCGCTGCAGGCCGACGCGGATGCGCTGAAGGTCCCGATCCGGCTGCCCGCGCTGCCCGAGGACTGGCAGTCCAACTCCGGCGGCCGGTCGGGCATCGAGGCGGGGGCGCACGATCCGCGCACCGGGCAGACGATGCGGGCGGTGGTGTCGCGAGTCGGCTACCTGGCGCCCAGCGGGCACTATCTGAGCCTGACCCAGAGCAACGCCGACGAGGACAAGCTCGTCGAGTCCATCACCCCCGGCCTCGTGCCGGCGGGCGCGCAGGACGTGGACGGTGTGAACTGGGTGGTCTATCAGGGCGGTGAGGGGGTCGAGCCGGTGTGGACGACCCGTCTGCCGGGGCCCGCCCAGATCGCGATCACCGGGGCCGGCAGCGCGGATGAGTTCCGCACACTGGCGGCCGCGACGCAGAAGCAGCAGCCACTCGCCGCGAGGTAG